The region CTTCGCTTCGCTCAGGATGACAATGGCATCTTGCATGATTGCACTGAGAGTGCCCACGCCCACGCCCACGACTCACCTCTGAAACCCAGAACCCGACACCCGCTCACGACCCACCACCTACGAATCGCCGCCCAGGTTCGCCGCGCCGGTGACGATCCGCTGGACGGCGAAGCCGCGCGCCTGGTAGTTCGGGAGCGCGTGCGGGCCGTCCAGGCTGCAGGTGTTGACCGTCACGACGTTCGGGCCGAGCGCCCAGGCCCGCTCGATGGCCTGCGTCAGCAGCCAGCCGCCCAGCCCCTGCCCGATGGCCCAGGGCAACAGCCCGAACAGCACGATGTTCACCGCGTGCCCCTCGGGCGTGTGGCGGTCCTGCAGCTCGAAGTAGCCGCAGGGGGTGCCGCCAACATAGCCGATCCAGGTCTGGACGCCATCCACCCAGCGACGCCACTCCTCGTCTGACCAGGGCAGCCGATCTGTCCAGAAGTAGTCCTTGCCGACGGCCCGGTAGAGGAAGGCGTTCAGCTCCGGGCAGGGGATCGTCGCCTGCATCAGCGAGGCGTCCGGACGCGGGGCCGGCTTCGGGCGCAGCCGGCCAGGATCGGGCATCGCGAGGTACCACGTCGTCACCTGGGTGAGCGCCACGAGCATCGTCCTCCGTCAGTCTGGTTAGGCTACCATGCTCGGACGTGCGGACCTCGGCCCCGCCGCAGACGACTGACCGCTGAAAACCGTACCGCTGACAACCCTGTGGAGGCACGATCGTGGTGATGGACGACGGCGCATGGCGGCTGGACGACGGCAGTCGGCCGGGACCAGTCGAGTCGCTCGGCCTGAACGGCATGGTGGCATCGGCGCACCCGGTGGCGGCGGCCATCGGCGTGAGCGTGCTGCAGCAGGGCGGCAACGCCATCGACGCCGCCATCGCCGTGGCGGCGGCCGAGGGTGTGGTGCTGCCGGCCTCCTGCGGCCTGGGCGGCGACGCCTTCGTGCTGGTCTACGATCCGAAGGCCGGCGGCGTCACCGGCTTCAACGGCAGCGGCGTTGCTGGCGCACACGCCTCCCGCGAGCGGTACGCCGAGGCCGGGCTGACGAAGATGCCGCTCGACGGCATCCACTCGATCTCGGTGCCGGGCGCCGTCGCCGTCTACGAGACGCTCTGGAAGCGGTACGGCAGCCGTCCCTGGGCCGACCTCTGGCAGCCGGCCGTCAAGCTGGCGGCTGACGGCGTCGTGCTGAACTCGCGGGTGCCGAAGTGGATCGGCGGGCGGGCGGGCGTGCTGGGCAGCTTCAAGTGGTCCGCCGAGCAGTACCTGCCGGGTGGCGCGCCGCCGAAGCCGGGCACGAAGTGGGCCGCCCCGAACCTTGCCAGCAGTCTGCGGGCCGTGGCGGAAGGTGGAGCGGAGACGTTCTATCGCGGGGCGCTGGCCGCCAGGATCCTGGCCTACCTCGACAGCGAGGGCGGCCCGTTCGTGGCCGACGACTTCGCGCGCCAGACCTGCGAGGTCTACACCCCGATCCAGACGGCCTACCGTGGCGTGACGGTCTGCCAGACGAACCCGGTCTCGCAGGGCTTCCTGATGCTGGAACAGTTGAACATCGTCGAGGGGCTGGGGCTGGACGGACTGGGGCTGCTCAGCGCCGACCGCCTCCACAACCTCGTCGAGGCCAAGAAGCTGGCGTTCGACGACCGCAACGAGGTGGCCGGCGATCCGCTGTTCGTGAACTGGGATCTGTACCGGCTGATCTCGAAGGAGCACGCGGCCAGCCGCCGCGCCAGCATCGACCGCGAGCGAGCGATGACGCCAGCGCCATCGCTCGTCGGCGAGCACAATGCGGATACCTCGTACTTCTGTGTGGTGGACGGCAACGGCATGGCCGTCTCGTTCATTCACAGTCTGTCGGCGGCGTTCGGCAGCGGCGTCGTGGCCGGGGACACCGGCATCACGCTCAACAACCGGGCCGGGCGCGGCTTCAGCCTCCAGGCCGGCCACCCGAACGTCGTCGCGCCCGGCCGCCGTACCATGCACACGCTCAACGCCTACCTCTGCCTCAAGGACGGCAAGCCGTGGCTGGTGGGCGGCACCCCGGGCGGCGACCAGCAGACCCAGGTCAACACCCAGGTGCTGACCTCGATCGTGGATCAGGGGCTGACGGTCCGCGAAGCGCTCGAAGCACCCCGCTGGTTCAGCTTCCCCGGGACGGACCCGGCCACCATCGACCAGAACATGGTGATCCGCATGGAGAGCCGCGTCCCCGAGGCCACTCGCTCCGAGCTGGAGGCGCGCGGCCACGTGCTGGAGGTGCTCTCGCCGTGGGGCGGCGGCGGCGCGGTGCAGCTCATCGAGCTGGATCAGGCGAGCGGCGTCCTGCGGGGCGCGAGCGATCCGCGGGCCGGGGGCGCGGCGCTCGGCGTCTGACCTCCTCCCCTCACCCCCTCTCCCTCACGAACCTGGGGCCCCCGCTGCGCGGCACAACTATCGGCTGCGCCGACATCCCTTCGGGCCTCCCCAGAACCCAGCGCGAGACCGAGAACGACGAGGGTTGACAGACATCTCAGTAGCATGTACTGTACGCTCAGTCGCAGCCATGTGGGTCGCCCGCCCTGAAGGAGTGCTGCACCATGAGGCCGACGAGAACGGGCGTACAGGGTATGCTCGCAGCGGCTGCACTGCTGGCGTTGATGCTGAGTTGCCAGCCGTTGCAAGCTGCGCCCTCGTCCCTGGACGGCGACAACAGTGAGCGACCACCGCAACTGCTGCCAGGCATGCAGGCTACCAAGAGCCTGCCGGTGCTATCCGAATGCCCTAAGCTCCAAGGTCCGTTGCGAACAGTGGCCCTCGCCACGCCCGCCAGTTCGCCGCCATACCCACCAAGTCTCGACATTGAGAACGGCAAAGTGCGAATTAGCGTAGTGACAGCGGCGAGCGACACCTATCTCCGCAATCAGTACGACATGGATGTGCTCTTTCGGCTTGAAGGTGGTCGGCGAGCATCTGGCAGGGCACCTATCGGTCAACTCTGCGCGATAGCCAATGATCCAGCGACCATTGACATCTCCGCACCGGATCCTACCCGGTTCGATCAAGCACCAAGCCAGCCCTGACAAGAAGGTGATGCAATGACACCTCGCTTTAGAGCCGCGTCGCGCACTGCGTTCTTCGCATTATTGCGATCATATGTATCGTCCACATGTTAATCGCCGCGCCAGTGGTTGCTCAGGAGTCGCAGATCAGCACGCCTGAACCTGGGGGTGAGGCGTCGGACGCTGCTGAGATCCTCTATGTGACCTGCGAACTGGGACTGTCGACGTTCGAGCTTGGCGTCATTCTTTCGTTCGGCGGGATTGGCTCCATATGTGGAACGTTCATAGCTGAGAGAGAGCAGTGCCCCGTCAAGATACCGTTGGCGAATTCCGGGTGGGTGGACGGTCGACCAATCAGGTAGACAGAATCGACTCCGAAGCTGCGGGGCAGGGAGGAGTCGATGTCGCTGCACGCCAAGCCAGTCGGTCCGGTCCCCGACGAGACGGCACGGGTTGCCCGGGTGGCGTTCCCGAAGGGCAACGTCTACATGCAGATGCGGGACGTGCTCGGCGTTATCTACGACGACGCGAGCTTCAGCGCACTGTTTGCCGTGCGGGGACGACCGGCTGAGAGTCCGTGGCGGCTGGCGCTCGTGACGGTGATGCAGTTCGCCGAGGGGCTCTCTGATCGCCAGGCGGCCGAAGCGGTGCGGGCGCGGATCGATTGGAAGTACGCCCTCGGGTTGGAGCTGACCGATCCAGGCTTCGATTTCTCGGTCCTCTCAGAGTTCCGCGTTCGGCTGATCGACGGCGCAGCCGAGCTGCACCTGCTCGACGCCCTGCTCGTGGCGTGCAAGTCGCACGGCTACCTCAAGCTGCGCGGTCGCCAGCGGACCGACTCGACCCACGTGCTGGGCGCCTTGCGCGTGCTGAGCCGCCTGGAGCAGGTGGCCGAGACCCTGCGGGCCGCCCTGAACGCGGTCGCGGCCGAGGCGCCTGACTGGCTGCGGGCCGTCGCGCAACCGAAGTGGTTCGAGCGCTATGGCCGCCGCGTCGAAGAATACCGTCTGCCGCGCGGGGCCGAGGCGCGCCAGGCGTACGCGGCCCTGGTGGGAACTGATGGCATGCGCCTGCTGGAGGCGATCGACGGACCGGCGGCCCCGCCGACGCTGCGCTTGCTGCCGGCGGTCGAGGTGCTGCGTCGGACCTGGGTCCAGCAGTACGTTACGCTGGCCGGCGTGCTGCAACTGCGCGAACCGAAGAACATGCCGCCGGCGTCAGTTGAGGTGGAGTCGCCCTACGAGCCGGAGGCCCGCTAC is a window of Chloroflexota bacterium DNA encoding:
- a CDS encoding GNAT family N-acetyltransferase translates to MPDPGRLRPKPAPRPDASLMQATIPCPELNAFLYRAVGKDYFWTDRLPWSDEEWRRWVDGVQTWIGYVGGTPCGYFELQDRHTPEGHAVNIVLFGLLPWAIGQGLGGWLLTQAIERAWALGPNVVTVNTCSLDGPHALPNYQARGFAVQRIVTGAANLGGDS
- the ggt gene encoding gamma-glutamyltransferase gives rise to the protein MDDGAWRLDDGSRPGPVESLGLNGMVASAHPVAAAIGVSVLQQGGNAIDAAIAVAAAEGVVLPASCGLGGDAFVLVYDPKAGGVTGFNGSGVAGAHASRERYAEAGLTKMPLDGIHSISVPGAVAVYETLWKRYGSRPWADLWQPAVKLAADGVVLNSRVPKWIGGRAGVLGSFKWSAEQYLPGGAPPKPGTKWAAPNLASSLRAVAEGGAETFYRGALAARILAYLDSEGGPFVADDFARQTCEVYTPIQTAYRGVTVCQTNPVSQGFLMLEQLNIVEGLGLDGLGLLSADRLHNLVEAKKLAFDDRNEVAGDPLFVNWDLYRLISKEHAASRRASIDRERAMTPAPSLVGEHNADTSYFCVVDGNGMAVSFIHSLSAAFGSGVVAGDTGITLNNRAGRGFSLQAGHPNVVAPGRRTMHTLNAYLCLKDGKPWLVGGTPGGDQQTQVNTQVLTSIVDQGLTVREALEAPRWFSFPGTDPATIDQNMVIRMESRVPEATRSELEARGHVLEVLSPWGGGGAVQLIELDQASGVLRGASDPRAGGAALGV
- a CDS encoding IS1182 family transposase; protein product: MSLHAKPVGPVPDETARVARVAFPKGNVYMQMRDVLGVIYDDASFSALFAVRGRPAESPWRLALVTVMQFAEGLSDRQAAEAVRARIDWKYALGLELTDPGFDFSVLSEFRVRLIDGAAELHLLDALLVACKSHGYLKLRGRQRTDSTHVLGALRVLSRLEQVAETLRAALNAVAAEAPDWLRAVAQPKWFERYGRRVEEYRLPRGAEARQAYAALVGTDGMRLLEAIDGPAAPPTLRLLPAVEVLRRTWVQQYVTLAGVLQLREPKNMPPASVEVESPYEPEARYGTKRDRSWIGYKVHVSETCDDDHPHLLTNIETTLAPATDVEQLAAVHEGLAERDLLPGEHLVDAGYVRGLNLVASQQDHQIDLIGPIYEDHQWQAKAGQGFDAAHFRVDWNARQATCPQGKTSVRWCETDTARGRTMVSISFAAADCMACPTRALCTRAKTGARNITLQSRPEHEAIQAARQRQRTDEFTAQYAPRAGIEGTLSQGIRAFGLRKARYRGLAKTHLQHVATATAINLVRLADWMDQVPRATTRCSAFSALAPTG